TATTGTTAATGACTTCAGTTCAATTAGAAAAAGATTTAGTACTTACTCTTATTCTAAGATTTCCTCAGATTCTTCAAAAGAAGTGGATGCTGTCGAGTTTAACACTTGGGTGCAGATGAATATGTCCAAGATTTCGTCAGAGCTATCAGATGAGTTAAGTTTTGCTCAAGCGTTTGATGAATTACTACCTTTGTTTAAGAAATGGAAAATAGAAAATGGTTTTTCCTTTAAAAATCTTGCTAAGCTCAAAAAGAAAAGTCCAGAGTTTGTTAGTGCCAAGAAAGATGTCATTTCTTTTGCTGCTGATGGATATAACTCGATAGTTAATAAGAAATTGTCGAATTACTCAAACTACAAAGAGTTTTTAGAAGATGCGGCAAATTCTATTTCCAATTTTCACATCATTGAAGAGAACTTTCAAGGTGATGATTTCTTTAGATGGTTATCGGAGAATGACTTACTTTCAGATGAATTATTTAAAAAGATGAAAAATAACGTGCAAGAAGATCAAACTATGGGAGACTTTTTGGCAGGAAATTACTCTACATTTCTTCCTTTCTCTAAGAAACCCCTAGGTCCAAAAAAGTCTGTAAGACAAAAAATGCAAGACTTTGTTGTTGGAATGTTTACTAAGCATGAATCTGCTTTAAAGAGTTGTGGTGATGACCCAGATTGTATTGCCAGAGAGTCTAGAACTTTCTTTGAAAAGTTAATGGGCGCAGATCGTTTTAAGAAAAACTTCAGTTGTTTAAGACAATTTCCACAGGCCAGAAACGCAATGTATGTAGATTTTGTAACCTCTTGGGCAATGTTAGGAATAATGTATAAGAGCAATGAGGATGAGTTCCAACGCTTTCCATGGGAGATTGCTACTAATGGTTTAATCTTTACACCTATAATGTCTGAAATCAATTGTCAGGCTTCTTTTCAGACGCGTAATGCTTTTGGTGGTGCAGTAAATCTAAGCAAGCAACCAAGTAAAACTGCCAGCTTCCTTAGAAATTGGAGAAGAATGGCCGGAGTAAGCCTTGTTTCAGGGGTCAGTCTTGTTGGACTTGGGGTTACATATAATGAGTTATATTCTTCATTGGGAGTTCCTGTTGAAAATACTGGAAACTTACAAGAGCAGATTAAGTTATTGCCTTTTATGTTTATGTGGTCTGGAGTGTTAGGAAGTCTTAAAAATATCGCGATTACTAACCCTCTTAAATATAAAGTGATTCCTAAGCTTGCAGGTATGATTCAGACAAAAACAGGAATCGCCGCCACAGGTGTTGCCGGACTAACGGCCTTAAATTTTGGCTTCGCCTCTGGAGCAGAATTTTATGAGAGTTGGAGCTTTAATGAAATATGGAGATATCATGTCCTTCCAAAGTATCTTGAGATTGCAGGTTACGATAGAGAAGGTGATGAAGAGTTAAATGGTCGAACGACAATTAATGCATTTGATGAATCAAGAGATATATATATCACTGAATATGATAATGGAGTTAAGACTAGTGTTACGGTTGAGAAGTCATATGATGATGAGGGAAAAGAGTATATCAAAGTTGAAGATATAGATTTAGAGATTCCAGACTATATTTTAGAAGAAAGTGTTGAAGGGATTCCTAAGGTCAACTAATTTAAGAGGCCTTAGGAAAGTTCATATCATCATCGTCATTACTAGGCTTTTTCGAGTTTAGATCAACTACATTATTAGGTGCTTCATGATCAAGATCTTTAACCCCTTTCATGAGTCCTAGCCAAACTGCAATAGGTAATACCATTACCATTAAAAGAACAAGAACTTGATTCGTTGTAGAAGTTGTCTTCTCTTGCATTTGATTTAGAGTCTTTTGTTTAACTTCTTTTTTAGTCTTTACAGGAGTTAGGGCCTTCGTTTTTTTCTGATTGAAGTTATAAGGCGTTGCCTTTTCAGGTGCTACATCATCGTACTGGTCAATTGATATCCCAGTAACTGGCTCGACGGCAGGCTTTCTCGCAAAAGACATATTTGTCATTAAAAACATAAAAAATACTAAAATTAGGCATTTACTGATTTGTCTCATAGTTAACCATTTGATAATACATTGTAATATTAGGTAAAATCCCTAAATATTTTTCAATAAAGTAGGGAGAGTCCTTACTTTATGATACATGGCAATAGTATTTTATATAAGTGAGAAAAATTCACCCAAAGTGAGTAGAGATGGAAACAAATATCGAAAAGGCAAATCTTAGTGATGTTAATGAATTACTTTCATTATATCTTAGTGTTTATGGCGAAGATTACCCATTAGAAGTTGGAACAAAACGCTCGGTTATGACTGATGCGCTTCAAAGACCTGAAGAGTTTTATTGGTACGTGATGAGATGCCCTGAGAAAAAAACGATAGCAGCTTCCGGAATTATTCAGGTCGATGTCCCAAATCAAATTGCAAAGCTTTCAGGTGTTGCTGTTCATAATGAATATAGAGAACATGGCCTGGCCACTAGATTAATTTCTTATGCTGTTAATGAAGTCCTAAGAGAAAAGAAAATAGTTAATTCAATTTATGCAACTGCTAGAACTATTTCTTACTCATCTCAAAATATGTTAATGAGAAATGGATTCATTCCATTAGGATTCTTTCCAAATTGTCGTAAAATAAAGTCATATGAAACACTTGCTCTCATGGCCATTTTCGGAGATGGGATTTTAGAAAAGCGAAATCCTATAAAAGCACTACCTGAGTCGATTTATTCATTTGCTTCTCTCGTCGAAAAAGAAATTTCAGGAAGAGAGAATTTTTATACTTGCCAAGAGCATACACCAAAAAAACCAAAGAGCTTTCACGATCTATCCTCAAAAGAAGGTGAATTTGAATTTATCTTTGCTCCAAAATTTGTTCAAAAAAGATTTGATGAAATATTTAAAGATGATACGGAGTCTTTGTTTTATCCATTTCATCGTCCAAATTTACTAATCTCCAATATGGAAAATGGAATTGAGTTCTTTGCAGCATTCAGTAAGAAAGATCACTACTGTGTGATTATCACTGCAAATAAAAATATATCAACTCTCGGAGAGAGTTTGAATAAAATGCTATTTGCGATGAAGGATATTGGTATTTACTATGTTGAAACTATGGTTAGAACAGACCGTTTTGATGCGATTAGATATCTTACTGGAAATGATTTTTTGGCCTCGGCATTGTATCCAGCTATGAAAATAGAAAATGGAGTTCCACAAGATTATGTCCTACTAACTAGAACGATGGTTCCTTTAGACTTTAGTGAAATTTCAATTTCAGATAACTTAAGGCCTTATTTTGATCACTATGCTAAGCAGTGGATCGGAAATCATCTGAATACACTAAAGGTCGATGTATGAATGAGTTAAAAGTTCCCAACGCTCAAAAACTTTTGAAAGTTCAACAGTTGTGTGACATCGAAACTCCATATAGTAATCATGCAAAGAGCGATGGGCTCTTTGTCGAAGCGATGAAAGAGAATATTCAATGGCATATCGAAAATAATGAATTTTACTCAAAGTTAATCAGCTCAAAGAATTTTAATATCAATGAATTTAACTCTATTGATGATCTTAAGAAAATTCCCTTCATTATCGCAAATTTTTTTAAATTTCATGAAGTTAAATCTATAGATGATTCGGATGTTTCTTTACATTTAACATCATCTGGAACTACTGGACAAAAATCGCAAATATTCTTTGATGATTGGACAATTGGTAGTGCCCAAAGAATGGTTGATTGGATCTATCAAAGCAATGGGTGGATTACTGAAGATAAAACTAATTACCTTCTATTCACTTATGAACCCGAAGAGGGGAGTAAGCTAGGTACTGCTTATACAGATAACTTTCTATGTAAGTATGCCCCTATCAATGCTGTCCATTACGGACTTCGTTATCTCGGAAAAAAAGAAGGACACAAGTTCGATGTCTTTGGTTGTATAGCGGCCCTTCAAAGGTATGAAAAGGAAGGTCTCCCTGTAAGAGTATTCGGATTTCCTTCATTCTTTTATTTTACTTTAACAAAGATGAAAGAATTTGGAATGGAGCCATTAAAACTAAATCCAGAGTCTTTAGTCTTCTTAGGAGGTGGTTGGAAAGGCCATCAGGATAAAGCAATCTCAAAGGATGAATTCTATTCTCTATGTGAAGAGATGTTAGGTATTCCAAATGCTCGACTTAGGGATGGATTTGGTTCTGTAGAGCATTGTATACCTTATATTGAATGCTCTAAGCATCGCTTTCATATCCCTACGTGGTCTAGAGTTCTTGTAAGAGACGTTTTAACTTTAGAAAGTTTAGAAGATGGTGAAATTGGATATCTTAATTTTATATCACCTTACATTACATCGGTACCTGCTAATAATGTCTTAATGGGAGATTTAGCGAGAAAGTATTCAAAGTGCGAATGTGATTTAGATACACCTTGGTTTGAAGTCCTAGGGCGCGCTGGTATCTCTAAAAATAAAAGCTGTGCAGTCGCTGCAAGTGAATTGTTGGATAAGGTATAATATGAAGATTTTAGCGAAAAACCTTGAGGTTATTAGTAAGGATCAACTTGAGGCCTTGGTGGAAGAGTCATTGGAGTTAGAGTTATCACTAAGTGATTTAATAAGTACTCTTGATGACTTTTCTAAAAAAGTACTAGAGCTGGACTATGACCGCGAACTTCTAAATGAAGTTTCTAAGTTTTGCTCGAAAGAAGAAATTGAAAATAAAGTAAATGTTGAGCTTGGCTCTCTTGATTCTTTTAGTCTTAAGAAAGAGGATTTTAGCTCTGTTGCGATGGAAAGCTTCTATCCATTAGGAGTTGTTCTCCATATCACGCCATCAAATTCTCCAGGTCTTTCCTTTCTTGCGATGGTCGAGTCCTTATTAGGTCTAAATACAAATATTGTAAAAGTCAGCCGTAGAGATTCTGATGAGATATTTGATTTTTGCAATTTATTATTCGAATGTGATCAAAGTGGGAAAATAAAAGATAAGACGATTATATTGAAATCAAGTGATCTTGAATTGTCTGAGTTAATAAATGTAAGTGATGCTGTTTCTTGTTGGGGTGGAGATTCTTCAATAGAGACTATTCGTCAAAGTGTGCCAGTAAGCAAAAGATTCATTCCGTGGGGACATAAAATTTCATTTTCCTTAATATCTAGGAGTGTTTCTTATATAGAGTCTGCTAAAAAGTTGGCAGAGGATATTGTAAAGTTCGATCAGCAAGCATGTTCTGCTCCACAGATATGCTATCTTTTAGATGCTAACTTTGAAACTCTTAAAGAATTTTCAGGTGTTTTATCTAAAGAGTTAGATAGATTAAGTGAGTCTAAGCAGCTAGCAACGCTAGATATTCAAGAGCAAGCAGAGCTTACAAATATTAAAGAGCTATTAAACTTAGAATCTCTTTTTAATGAAAAGATGGTCCTTGAGAGTAACACTAATAGTTGGCGGATTTATATTGAAATGGATTCGACCTTTAAAGCATCTCCACTTAAGAGATCTATTTGGGTTAAGCCTATTACTAAAAATTCTTTAATACCTATTCTAAGACAACACAGATCTCACTTACAAACTGCTGGGATTCTTCTAGGAGAAGAGTTTTCTGATATAACTAAACAGCTCTATAAGGCCGGAGTTGTAAGAGTTAGAGAATTAGGAACTATGCAAGACTCATACTCTGGTGAACCACATGATGGTGAGCAGGCCCTCAGAAGGTTTGTAAAGAGAATCTCTCTGGATGTTCCTCAATTGAAGACAAAGTATAGATTTAGTGAGCTTGCATTAGAACAGAGGGCTAAAAGAGTTTCAAAAGTTATGACTAAGGAAGACTTTCAGGCGTTGGTTCCAAAGCATGAACTGGCCCACCTATTCTTTAGAAGTGGAGGAAGTTCTGGAAAAACTGCAATTTCCCCGTTTTCCTATAATGCTTACCATACTCAAATGCAGGCCGCTGCAGAAGGTCTGTACGCCGCTGGACTTGATCCTATGAGTGATCGTGTTGCAAACCTCTTTTTTGGGGGAGGACTTTATGGAGGTTTTTTAAGCTTTTACACAATTTTAGAAAAGCTTAAAGTTGTTCAATATCCATTAGCGGCTTATGAAGACAAGTGTTTTGTAGCATCTATATTGGCAGAATGTGAGGTTAATACGATAGTCGGAATGCCTTCTTACATTATTGAACTATATGAATCTCAAAAAGAACTTTTAAAAAAATCAAAAATAAAGAAAATATTCTTTGGTGGTGAACACTTTGGTAAGAAGCAGCGTCAATGGCTGTGTGATGAATTTGGTGTAGAGCTTATTCGCTCTGCAAGCTATGGCTCTGTTGATGCTGGTCCGCTTGGATTTCAGTGTGAATATTCTGAAGGTGGTATTCATCACTTAAATGAATCAATACAGGACCTTGAGATTTTAAAGGTCGACTCGGACGAAGCTGTAGAAAGTGGAGAGATTGGAAGACTTGTCTTTACATCTAAGGCCAGAGATTGTGTTGATATTGAACGGTATGACTTAGGAGATCTGGGCCGATGGATTACTGATACTTGCCCTTGTGGACGTAAGAATAGGAAATTTGAATTATTAGGAAGGCATGGGGATATTTTTAGAGCAGGTGGAACATTCTTTAATTTTCTTAAATTTCAAAAATTGCTCTTAGATGAGTTTGAGTATGATGACTCGTTTCAAATAGTGATTACAAATAATAATTCTAAAGATCATCTTCTGCTGAGAGTTGTTGACAAGAAAATTACAAATTCCTTAGTTGTTGAAAAATATAGGGATCTTAAAGAAGCTATTGAAGTTGAAAAAATGCTTCTCTTCGATATTGATTATACCTCTCACGAAGGGATGGACCATTCTTCAAACAGTGGAAAGCTATTACGAGTTATAGATAAGAGGATTATATGAGTAGTTACTCTTTTTCAGAGTTATTAGAATTTGTACGAGAAAAATCGCCATACTATAAAAATCTCTATAGTGAGTTGCCAACTGATGTGAAAATTGAGCAATTACCAATAACTGATCAAGAAGTGTTTTGGAATAATAATTCGTTTCATGGTAACTCGGTCATGACTGATAGATTTTCAGATGGAGTTGTTTTTAAAAGTGGAGGAACTACCGGAAATCCAAAATTTAGTATCTTTACTAAAAGTGAGTGGGATCAATTTACGACTGACTTTGGTAAGGGGATGGATAAACTCAAAATGAAAGATGGTGATAGATGCGCTAATCTTTTTTACTCAGGTGATCTCTATGCTTCATTTTTATTTATTAATAAATGTGTCGAAAAAATGAAAACCTCTGTTACTCAATTTCCTGTAACCGGTCAAACTGATGTAGAAGAAACTCTACGCATAATAAAAGAATATGATGTAAATGTTTTATTAGGAGTTCCAACTTCCCTGATTAATTTAACTTCGCATTGTAATGTTGATATGTCTCATGTAGATCAAATATATTATGGTGGAGAGCCGTTATTTGAAGATCAAAAGGAAATTCTTCTAAGAACATTTCCTAACGCTTATATTTCGTCAATAGGATATGCAAGTGTTGATGGTGGTCAGCTTGGTTATGTGGATGATTCTTGCTCTTTAGGAGAGCATCGAGTTTTTGAAACAACTATTATGGAAATCGTTGACGAAGACACGGGCGAAATTATTAAAGAAGTAAATAGAGTTGGAAAGCTAGTCTTTACTAATCTAACGCGAAAGCTTATGCCTATCATAAAGTATCCTGTGGGCGATATGGCCAGCTGGACTGAGGTTGGAACTAAATTTAAGTTATTAGGTAGATCGGATGAAGGGGCTAGAGTGGGTCCTATTACAATAAATAGGGATGATATACTTTCTATTTTCAGATCTTTAGATATCGAAAAACAAATTCAAAACTTTCAAATGATTATCGATAGAAATAATTCAAAAGACTTCTTGAAGCTTGTTATTGGCTCTGCCGATGAGGAGTCTTTGAAAGAGTGCCTTGAAAAGTTGGACTTAATTCAGGCCTTCTATAAGCAAAGAAAAATGTATTTGACTGAGCTTGAGAAAGGGCTTGTAGAGAAGTTTTGCTATGAGGTTGTAAATATTGATAAATTAACGAAGAATCCTAGAACAGGTAAACTAAGATTAGTTATAGATAAGAGACATAATTAACTATCTTCTCTTAGATCATATGTACGTGCTATCATTTTAATATACTAATTTTAAACGGATAGACTCTTGAAAATTCTTGTTGCTCAATCAAATTTAAAACAAAAAGATAGATTCAACCTCTATCTTGATAATTTACCTACAAATGTTGAGGTATTTGAAGTAGCGAACTATGTTCAATTGCAAAGCTCTTTAGAGCAGATGGATGATATTGATCTGGTGATTGCTAGTCATGATAGCTCCACTTTAGAGGGAATGAAGATCTCTACTTTTATATCTCAATCACATGAGTGTGATCTGATTGTTAATTCAGATAGTTCCTTAGAAGAGAATTTTGAAAGAAAGTCTTTTGATGCTCTTGGAGATAGGGCACATCAAATCGAAAATAAAATAAATTGTGAATCATTTCATAATTTAATTTTAGATATTCTTAAAAGAAGAAAAGAATTAAATTTTGCTTATACGCAAGAGAAATATCGAAAAGTACGACTAATATACTTTCTACGATTTAATAGAGTTTTGTGTGATGTATTTATAAAGATTGGTGAAGATAAATTTGTTAAGGTCTTAAAGAAAGATGACATTTATACTCGTGAGGATTTACAAAAATATCGTGATAAAGAAGTAAAATACCTCTATATCGATAATGATGACTACGATGACTTTGGAGCAGGGCTTGCTCAAACACCGTTTCTAATTGAGGACAAATCTTTGTCTGCTGAATTTGTTGAAGATGCAGTTATAAACACATTGGATATAGTTCACGAAATGGTTGCAGAGTCGGGTGTTACTGAAGAAGTATTAAACCTTGTAGATTATACTGTTTTTCAAATTGAAAATAACCTAGATGATGATCGAGTCTTAGGAAAGTTATTAGATAATTTTAGAGGTCGAAAAGATTATATTCTTGATCATAGTTATATGATGGCATACTTTTCTAATTCTATTTGTTCTCATATGGATTGGGACTCTGAAGAAATTAGAAAGAAACTCTCTTATGCTGCTATTTTGCAAGACTTAACTGTTAGTGACGCTAAGATTGCATATGATGTAAATTTACAAACAGCTGAAATGATCAATTACTCAGTTGAAGAGATCGAGATCTATAAGAAGCACCCTGAAACGATAGCAAAACTTATTGCAAATAATGATAAGATTCCATTGAATGTAGATGAGATTGTATTATGTCATCATGAAAGGCCTGAAGGGACTGGCTTTCCAAGAGGGTTAAGTCATCATCGTGTATCTCAGTTAACAGCTGTTTTTATCGTAGCTCATGTATTTGTTGATGAGCTTTATAGGTGCGAGTTTGAATTAGATAAAATCACTGAGATTCTAGAAAGAATGAAAGTTTCATATGATTTCGGAAACTATAAAAAGCCATTCCAGGGGCTTGTAAATGTGTTCAAAAAAACGCTTCTAGTCGGTTAGTTAGAACTGCTAATAGATAATTTCATTTCAGAATCTACTCCAATCAGCTGACCTAGTTCTAAAGGAATCCATGTATTTTCACCATGAAGTGGCTCACTTGAAAATATTAAGTGATTAACTTTTCCTGTTACAGTTGGAGCTTCACATTCTACACTAAAGTGTGGACAAGTATCTCGTTCCACACACTTTACTTTGAAAGTAGAGTAATACAGCTTCTTTCCTCCTTGATGTGCCACCATGGTACTTCCATTTGTTAGCAGAAATGTTAAATAGGTCTCTGTGTTCTTCCCTTCATCGTGAGGACAATAGTCTCCAACAATGCTAGTGAGCTTTTTTATGGATTTCTTTATGGATGCTTGAAGAACTTCAATAGAACAATCTAACTTAGTTGTATCTGTTACATCATCAAGGTCTGATAGTAAAAAATAGAATAGCAATTCCGAATCTGTCGATCCTAAAATAAATCTCTTAAATCTAGGCTTTATCTCATCGAGTAGTTGATCTTTGAACTTGTCGAAGTTTTTAATATTTCCATTATGAGCGAAGACCCATGGCCCATACTGGAAAGGGTGAGTGTTCAGTAGACTTACTTTGCCTAGAGTAGCATTTCTTATATGTGCAATTACAGTTTCTGAGCTTACAACACCAGATACGGTTTTAAAAATTGAGTCATTTACAGCTGTTTTTTCTGACTTAATAAGGTGTGGTGAACCTGCAATATAGTAACAAACTCCCCATCCATCAGGGTGCCTATTGCTTTGCACTTCTAAGGCATTCTCAGCACTCACTAAACTATGGTGAACCTGACTTTGAATAATAGATCTAAAACCAAATAATCTACACATATTAATCCTACGCTATAATTGACTAATTATAGCATAGGCAAAAGCTAGAAAAAGAAGATTGAAAAAAATTCTAGTTTAGTAGTTTTGGAAAAGAGTTTCATCCCATTGATCCTTAGGGGAGTTTTTGATGAAAGAGAGAACTGAACGGCATAAGAAGCGCACATTTCTTTCGTTAAACTCTTCTGAGAAGTGTTTAAGATTACACACTTTTTCTCTGATTATAGAAGAGTTGAGAATAATTGCCGTGTGAGTAATATGTGAGAAAATAATTTTCATTGCCCAGTAGCGAGCATCCATTGAAACTTCCTCTCCAACCTCTTTAGTAATTATCTCAAGAAGTATTCCTCCTCCAGGAGGTCCAAAGTGTCCATTCTCATCACTGACATGTTCTTTAGGGATTTGTACATTATCATTTAAAATAACCTTAAAGGTTGTTAATAGTGAATGTCCATTCTCTAGAAAGTGCCTAAAGGCCGTTATTGTGAACTCTTCAGTAGTCATTTCTTGTCCTTCAAGAACGACTTTAAAGATCTTCTCAAATTCACAACAATTTTGATCGAATAATTCACAATATAAATTATTTTTATTCTTAAAGTGATAATTTACTGCCGCTAAGTTAACCCCTGCTTCTTTGGCAATATCTCTAATTGATGTGCCATCGAAACCATAGTTAGCAAATAGTTTGTTGGCACTTTCAAGAATTTTAGCTTTAGTCTCATTTACTTTTGTCATTAGACACCCATTATACAGGCTCGTTTGCCATATCACTAGTTTCTTCGTCTATCTTTTTTCTATTAAGAAGTTTTCCTGTGAAATTTGTGAAATCTTCAATAATTGCATACGCAGGAGGAATAAAAGATAGTGTCAAAATCGTTCCTGAAACAAGCCCCCAGGCCATGGCCATAGTCATTGGGACTAAAGTAGGGTCAGAACCACCAACACCATAGGCGGTAGGAAGAAGTCCACTTACAGTTGTTAAAGATGTTACTAGTACTGCTCTAAGTCTCATTCCTGAAGCTTTAACTAGAATTTCATCTAAAGAGAACTTACCTTCAGCTCTCATTTCATCAATAAATGAGATTAGAACGATTCCTGAGTTCACAATAATTCCTGCCAGACCAATAATACCAATTAGGGCCAAGAATGAAACAGGC
The window above is part of the Halobacteriovorax sp. HLS genome. Proteins encoded here:
- a CDS encoding acyl-CoA reductase, with the protein product MKILAKNLEVISKDQLEALVEESLELELSLSDLISTLDDFSKKVLELDYDRELLNEVSKFCSKEEIENKVNVELGSLDSFSLKKEDFSSVAMESFYPLGVVLHITPSNSPGLSFLAMVESLLGLNTNIVKVSRRDSDEIFDFCNLLFECDQSGKIKDKTIILKSSDLELSELINVSDAVSCWGGDSSIETIRQSVPVSKRFIPWGHKISFSLISRSVSYIESAKKLAEDIVKFDQQACSAPQICYLLDANFETLKEFSGVLSKELDRLSESKQLATLDIQEQAELTNIKELLNLESLFNEKMVLESNTNSWRIYIEMDSTFKASPLKRSIWVKPITKNSLIPILRQHRSHLQTAGILLGEEFSDITKQLYKAGVVRVRELGTMQDSYSGEPHDGEQALRRFVKRISLDVPQLKTKYRFSELALEQRAKRVSKVMTKEDFQALVPKHELAHLFFRSGGSSGKTAISPFSYNAYHTQMQAAAEGLYAAGLDPMSDRVANLFFGGGLYGGFLSFYTILEKLKVVQYPLAAYEDKCFVASILAECEVNTIVGMPSYIIELYESQKELLKKSKIKKIFFGGEHFGKKQRQWLCDEFGVELIRSASYGSVDAGPLGFQCEYSEGGIHHLNESIQDLEILKVDSDEAVESGEIGRLVFTSKARDCVDIERYDLGDLGRWITDTCPCGRKNRKFELLGRHGDIFRAGGTFFNFLKFQKLLLDEFEYDDSFQIVITNNNSKDHLLLRVVDKKITNSLVVEKYRDLKEAIEVEKMLLFDIDYTSHEGMDHSSNSGKLLRVIDKRII
- a CDS encoding acyl-protein synthase — encoded protein: MNELKVPNAQKLLKVQQLCDIETPYSNHAKSDGLFVEAMKENIQWHIENNEFYSKLISSKNFNINEFNSIDDLKKIPFIIANFFKFHEVKSIDDSDVSLHLTSSGTTGQKSQIFFDDWTIGSAQRMVDWIYQSNGWITEDKTNYLLFTYEPEEGSKLGTAYTDNFLCKYAPINAVHYGLRYLGKKEGHKFDVFGCIAALQRYEKEGLPVRVFGFPSFFYFTLTKMKEFGMEPLKLNPESLVFLGGGWKGHQDKAISKDEFYSLCEEMLGIPNARLRDGFGSVEHCIPYIECSKHRFHIPTWSRVLVRDVLTLESLEDGEIGYLNFISPYITSVPANNVLMGDLARKYSKCECDLDTPWFEVLGRAGISKNKSCAVAASELLDKV
- a CDS encoding HD-GYP domain-containing protein, with protein sequence MKILVAQSNLKQKDRFNLYLDNLPTNVEVFEVANYVQLQSSLEQMDDIDLVIASHDSSTLEGMKISTFISQSHECDLIVNSDSSLEENFERKSFDALGDRAHQIENKINCESFHNLILDILKRRKELNFAYTQEKYRKVRLIYFLRFNRVLCDVFIKIGEDKFVKVLKKDDIYTREDLQKYRDKEVKYLYIDNDDYDDFGAGLAQTPFLIEDKSLSAEFVEDAVINTLDIVHEMVAESGVTEEVLNLVDYTVFQIENNLDDDRVLGKLLDNFRGRKDYILDHSYMMAYFSNSICSHMDWDSEEIRKKLSYAAILQDLTVSDAKIAYDVNLQTAEMINYSVEEIEIYKKHPETIAKLIANNDKIPLNVDEIVLCHHERPEGTGFPRGLSHHRVSQLTAVFIVAHVFVDELYRCEFELDKITEILERMKVSYDFGNYKKPFQGLVNVFKKTLLVG
- a CDS encoding TetR/AcrR family transcriptional regulator — protein: MTKVNETKAKILESANKLFANYGFDGTSIRDIAKEAGVNLAAVNYHFKNKNNLYCELFDQNCCEFEKIFKVVLEGQEMTTEEFTITAFRHFLENGHSLLTTFKVILNDNVQIPKEHVSDENGHFGPPGGGILLEIITKEVGEEVSMDARYWAMKIIFSHITHTAIILNSSIIREKVCNLKHFSEEFNERNVRFLCRSVLSFIKNSPKDQWDETLFQNY
- a CDS encoding GNAT family N-acetyltransferase, with protein sequence METNIEKANLSDVNELLSLYLSVYGEDYPLEVGTKRSVMTDALQRPEEFYWYVMRCPEKKTIAASGIIQVDVPNQIAKLSGVAVHNEYREHGLATRLISYAVNEVLREKKIVNSIYATARTISYSSQNMLMRNGFIPLGFFPNCRKIKSYETLALMAIFGDGILEKRNPIKALPESIYSFASLVEKEISGRENFYTCQEHTPKKPKSFHDLSSKEGEFEFIFAPKFVQKRFDEIFKDDTESLFYPFHRPNLLISNMENGIEFFAAFSKKDHYCVIITANKNISTLGESLNKMLFAMKDIGIYYVETMVRTDRFDAIRYLTGNDFLASALYPAMKIENGVPQDYVLLTRTMVPLDFSEISISDNLRPYFDHYAKQWIGNHLNTLKVDV
- a CDS encoding class II glutamine amidotransferase, with amino-acid sequence MCRLFGFRSIIQSQVHHSLVSAENALEVQSNRHPDGWGVCYYIAGSPHLIKSEKTAVNDSIFKTVSGVVSSETVIAHIRNATLGKVSLLNTHPFQYGPWVFAHNGNIKNFDKFKDQLLDEIKPRFKRFILGSTDSELLFYFLLSDLDDVTDTTKLDCSIEVLQASIKKSIKKLTSIVGDYCPHDEGKNTETYLTFLLTNGSTMVAHQGGKKLYYSTFKVKCVERDTCPHFSVECEAPTVTGKVNHLIFSSEPLHGENTWIPLELGQLIGVDSEMKLSISSSN
- a CDS encoding phenylacetate--CoA ligase family protein, with translation MSSYSFSELLEFVREKSPYYKNLYSELPTDVKIEQLPITDQEVFWNNNSFHGNSVMTDRFSDGVVFKSGGTTGNPKFSIFTKSEWDQFTTDFGKGMDKLKMKDGDRCANLFYSGDLYASFLFINKCVEKMKTSVTQFPVTGQTDVEETLRIIKEYDVNVLLGVPTSLINLTSHCNVDMSHVDQIYYGGEPLFEDQKEILLRTFPNAYISSIGYASVDGGQLGYVDDSCSLGEHRVFETTIMEIVDEDTGEIIKEVNRVGKLVFTNLTRKLMPIIKYPVGDMASWTEVGTKFKLLGRSDEGARVGPITINRDDILSIFRSLDIEKQIQNFQMIIDRNNSKDFLKLVIGSADEESLKECLEKLDLIQAFYKQRKMYLTELEKGLVEKFCYEVVNIDKLTKNPRTGKLRLVIDKRHN